The region TGTCGAACCATTGCTGTTGGCGGAACGGGCCGATGCCATATGGAGGGCACTTGGGAGCGCCGAATTTGCCGCCGCCCTGGACGTCTTGAGAGCACTCGTCGGAGAGCTGCGCTTGCTGGTTCGGAGAAGCGCGTCCTTGCTTCGGCAGACGTGATGATCCCCTGAGACGCGCTGTATGCGTCCGGGTCGATGGTGTCTGGGACGATCCTGGGAGCTGGAACTGTCACGGAAGAGCGATCACCTCCCTCATTAATCATTTGTAGCGTTCCCCCGGCTTGCGGCAAGCCCCTCGCCATGCCCCATAAACGCTCCCCTCGTTTCGAACCTGAGGGAGCCGTGAAGATGCGTGTGCTGTTGTCGACCTATGGATCACGCGGAGACGTCCAGCCGATGGCGGGGCTTGGCCTTGCTTTGCAGAAGCTCGGTGCGGAGGCACTGATCAGCGCTCCGTCCGATGCGGAATTCGTGGCGTTGCTGGACCGAGCCGGCCTGCCGCTGGCGCCAGCCTTCATGCCCGTGCGCCAATGGATCGCGACGGCGAGACAATTAGGCTTGAGCCTGCCGCAGCTCGCAGCCAGGATGGTTCCGGCCCAATTCGATGCGATTGCCGCAGCGGCCGAAGGCTGCGATGCCATCGTCGCAACGGGCCTGTTCCCGTCCGTGGCGGCCGCTCAGGCCGTAGCCGAGAAGCTGGGCATCGATTTTATCTGCGCGGTCTTTTACCCGATCGCCCTGCCTTCACCTCACCACCCGCCGATGGAATACCCAGGCTGGCCGCATCCGCCGGAAATGACCGATAACCGGGCGCTGTGGGCGTTCAACGCCCAGGCGAAAGACGCACTCTTCGGCGCGGCGGTGAACACCCACCGCGCCTCGGTCGGCCTGCCGACACACGCGAATATTCGCGACCACGTCTTCACGCTCCGACCGTGGCTGGCATCGGACCCGGTCCTCAGTCCCTGGCAGCCGACCGAGATGACCGACGCTGTACAGACCGGCGCCTGGATCCTGCCGGACGCGCGCCCGCTCCCGGCCGATCTGGAGACCTTCCTCGATGCCGGCGCTCCCCCGGTTTATGTGGGATTCGGCAGCATGACCATGCATGCTTCGGGCGACTCCGCCCGCACCGCCATCGAGGCGGTCCGCGCACAGGGCCGCCGCGTGATCGTCGCTCAGGGCTGGGCCAATCTCATGCCGATCGACGACCGGAACGACTGCTTCGCCGTCGGCGACGTCAACCAGCAGGCCCTGTTCACCCGGGTCGCGGCCGTCGTGCATCATGGCGGAGCCGGCACGACCACTGCGGCCGCATGCGCCGGCGCACCCCAGGTGATTGTGCCCCAGTGCGCCGACCAGCCCTACTGGGCCCGCCGGGTCACCGAATTGGGCATCGGTGCGGCGCATGACGGCCCGGTGCCGAGAGCCGAGTCGCTTCCGATCCCGCTGCAGATAGCGCTGGTCCCGGGCACCCGTGAGCGAGCGGCCGCCATCGCCAAGACGATCCGTCGCGACGGAGCGGCGGTGGCTGCCGAACGGCTCGTTGCTGCGATTCAGGGAAAGGCGAGCGGCGTCAGGCGGCCCTGACACGACCATGTCGAAGCGCGCGGGGACAGCCGGGACAGAAGCGGTTCCGATCCTGCCTCGGGTCAGGCATCCGCGGCATGCCCAGACGATCTCGCCGCATCGAAACCTGTCCGAAAGTGCAGTTTCCTTTAAGCTGCGCCTTTGCAATACTTGCGCATGTGGAACATCTGCCTTCAAGGCAGATGTTCCCGCCAAAATGACCGGGGGACAACCTTCGGCATATGGGGGATTTCATGAAGAACGTGGCCAACGCGCCCGAGATCACGGATCCGTATGCGGCGCTCGAGAAAATTCTGAAGGTCATCGGCAGAACGTGGCTGAGCGAGGAATGGCGCCTTGAGGACATTCGCCTCCTCGCTCAGGAAGCCATTGGATCTCGCGGAAAGGTGGCGACCCGCGGGAAGAGAGCGAGCGGGAAAGGCGCCGCAGGCGTTGCAACCCCTCTCACGCCGCAACTTCATTTCAACCCGGATCTTCCGCTCACGCCCGCCAAGCGGAGCGAGCGCCGCCCTTCCTAGCGCATCCTGCGAACCCGAAAGGCCGCAGCCGCAACGTGGCTCCGGCTTTCCGCCAACAACGGTGCACTGGGCGGACCAACGCTCGCACCCTGAGCCCGCGGACAGGCGACGTGCGGCATGTTGTCGATTGGGCCGGATCCCAAGCCGGATCCCCTTTTAATCCTATTGCAAATCGTTTAGACGCTCCGACGCGAAAGCTCGCGAGTTCAATTCAAGTAAAAGTGCTTGCCGGATACTGAATCCGCCAGAGACTTTCGTTTCATTGTAACAATAGGTTTGGAAGCGCGGCAAAGCTGCAAGATTAAGCTTTTCGAAAGCGGCGGGTTTTACTCTCTCGTCGCAAAGCTGACTGCTGTTTGCGGGCGACGGCTCGCACGAACCTTCGCGGTATCAACATAACTATTCGATTGAAGAACCATGCCTGCTGTCGAAACATATTCTTCCACTGGTAACATCTACATCGATGCCGTTCTCGGCTCCACCCGATGGGTGCCGAGCAACCTGACCTACAGCTTTCCCACGACGGCCGCCTCCTACGGCTCATCTTATGGCGACGGTGAGGCCGCGAAGGGATTTGGCGCCTTCAACGGGACGCAGCAGGCCATCGCGCGCACGGCATTGAATCTCTATTCCGCCGTCAGCAACCTGACATTCATGGAACTGGGCGGAACAAGCGGCCCATCGGCCGATCTGCGCTTCGCGCAATCGGACCTGCCCAATACGGCGTGGGCTTACTTTCCGAGCACGAATGCGGCAGGCGGCGACGTCTGGGTCAACAATTCCAGTCTGAGCTATGCGAGCCCGATGAAGGGCAACTACGCCTATTTCACCATCGTGCATGAAATCGGCCATGCCCTGGGGCTCGAGCACTCCCACGAGAACGGCATGCCGCTCGATCGGGACAGCATGGAATATACCGTGATGAGCTACCGCTCTTACGCGGGCGCTTCCGTCAGCACGGGCTATGCCAACGAGAATTGGGGCTACGCCCAGTCTCTCATGATGTACGATATCGCAGCCATCCAGCACATCTACGGCGCGAACTACGCCACCAACAGCGGCAACACGACATATACGTGGAGCCCGACCACGGGCGAGATGTTCATCGACGGCGTCGGACAGGGCGCTCCCGGCGGCAATCGAATCCTGCTGACCATCTGGGATGGCGGCGGCGTCGATACCTACAGCTTCACCAACTATACCACCTCTCTCACGATCGACCTGCAACCCGGAGCGTGGACGATCACGTCCCAGGAGCAGCGCGCCAAGTTGAACTGGGACGGCTCCAAGCTCGCCGTCGGCAACATTGCCAACGCCCTTCTCTATCAAGGCGATACGCGCTCTCTCGTCGAGAACGCCTCCGGCGGCTCCGCAGGCGACGTCATCAAAGGCAACGCGGCCATCAACACGCTTCGCGGCAACGGCGGCAATGACAAGCTTTACGGGCTCGGCGGCGGCGACGCGCTGTTCGGTGGAAGCGGCAGTGACAGGCTCGAGGGCGGCGCGGGCAACGACAAACTTTATGGTCAGGCCGGCAAGGACATCCTCGTCGGCGGGAGCGGAGCGGATACGTTCGTCTTTCAGGCCCTGAGCGATTCCCGTGGATCGTCCTTCGACACGATCCAGGATTTCCGCCGAGGGTCGGACCGCATCGACCTGCGTAGCATCGATGCCAACACGAAGGTCGCGGGCAATCAGGCCTTCACCTTCATCGGAAAGTCCGCGTTCCACCACAAGGCCGGGGAGTTGCGCTTTTCCGACGGGATCCTGTCGGCCGACGTGAACGGCGACTCGCTCGTCGATTTCAAGGTCAAAGTCGCGGGTCTCTCCGCGCTGTCGAAGGGCGACTTCTATCTGTAATCAGGTTTTTGTGACTGGCCTCATCGTGGAGCCGGGTTGCCATTTCGCCTGCGCCGAACTCGCCATCGAACAGCGGCGGACCAAGCTGCGCCATCCTTGGACGAATGGCCCGGTCGGGCGCATGAACCGGACGATCAAGGAAGCCACTGACAAGCGCTTCCACCACGGAGGCCACGATCAGCTCTGTCGGCATCTCGCCGCCTAAAGCTTCGCCCGTTGTCCGAAGACGCTGCGCGGCCTCACGCCGTATCGCGCCATCTGTAAAGCTTGGACCGATGCGCCGCTCAGTCCACTTGCGCATGCACTCGTCGCCACGGCTCGAATCAGACTTACCTATGCATCGGAGCTTCAACTCGCCCCTGTCATATGCGAGATCCGATATTATTACGATATAATGATATATATAAAATCAAAGCATAGATGAGCTGTCTGCATTGTACCTCCTGTGAGGATATGCAAGATTAAGCGAGCTTTCGATAAGCTAGTTGCGATCGTAGACAGTACCGGCAAATCTTGGAATGCGGGCTGATAAAGTGATAACCGCAGCGCAGTTCGCAGATATTATTGAGTTGATTTATCAAACGCCATCCGAGGCTGGCGCATGGGAAAGCCTTGCCGCAAGTCTCGGCGAACTATTTCACAGCACGAGTTCGATATTCATTCATGATGCACGATCGAAGTCGGTCGTGGTCGATATGAGCAAAGGGTTCGAAAAGCCTTACATCGAGAGCTACAAGCAGCATTATGTAAGAATTAATCCGTTGATACCTGGTACGCTCGCCCTCCCCACAGGAAAAGTGGCGCGTATGTTTGAAGCCGTCCCGAAGGACAGGTTCGAGCGAACGGAATACTATAATGACTGGTTGATGCCGCAACGCCTGAAATTTGCCATCGGAACTCATCTCACCCTCGGCACAAGCACATCCATGTTCGTCGCATTCCATCGGCATCAGGGGGCCAAAGACTATAGCGACGAAACAATCGAATTCCTCGGACGAATGGTCCCGCATTTTGAAAGAGCGCTCTCCATCGGCAACCGCTTCCGTCTCCAGGACGCTTTGGAGATCGCCCAGATCCGTGGGCTGGATCAGCTTGGTTTCGGCATCGTCCGGCTCGATCGACGATGCTCGATCTACGACATCAATCCGAATGCCGAAGAGCTCATCAAGCGTGATCTCGGCATGAGCCTGCGCTTTGGCCGGCTTTCTCTCGTTTCCCCCGATCATGATCGCCACTTCCGAGGACTCGTGGCCAAGGTCATTGATGAACGCATAGCTCAGCCTCTTGAGATCTCCCTCAGGAACGGAGAGCGTCTCGACGCTGTCATTGTTCCGACGCATCATCATTTCGGACCGACCGTCACTGGCGTTCACGCATTGCTTCTCATCAAGTTCAAACATGCCAGCCCGGGGCAATCCGTAGACGCACTCGGCAAAGCACTCCGGCTGACCCAGGCAGAGACCAAGCTCCTAGGAGCGCTTGCGGATGGAAAAACGATTTCGGAATACAGTCAGGAAAATCACCTGAGCCGCAATACCACCAGGTCCCAACTCCAAGCTCTTTTCCAAAAAACCGGGGTGTCACGACAGGCGGATTTGGTGCGGCTGGTTTACAGCCCGAATTTGATGCAGGCGGACGAAGGACTTCATCGGGGCGAATGAACCTGCTTCACTCAGCGG is a window of Microvirga lotononidis DNA encoding:
- a CDS encoding glycosyltransferase, which produces MRVLLSTYGSRGDVQPMAGLGLALQKLGAEALISAPSDAEFVALLDRAGLPLAPAFMPVRQWIATARQLGLSLPQLAARMVPAQFDAIAAAAEGCDAIVATGLFPSVAAAQAVAEKLGIDFICAVFYPIALPSPHHPPMEYPGWPHPPEMTDNRALWAFNAQAKDALFGAAVNTHRASVGLPTHANIRDHVFTLRPWLASDPVLSPWQPTEMTDAVQTGAWILPDARPLPADLETFLDAGAPPVYVGFGSMTMHASGDSARTAIEAVRAQGRRVIVAQGWANLMPIDDRNDCFAVGDVNQQALFTRVAAVVHHGGAGTTTAAACAGAPQVIVPQCADQPYWARRVTELGIGAAHDGPVPRAESLPIPLQIALVPGTRERAAAIAKTIRRDGAAVAAERLVAAIQGKASGVRRP
- a CDS encoding M10 family metallopeptidase yields the protein MPAVETYSSTGNIYIDAVLGSTRWVPSNLTYSFPTTAASYGSSYGDGEAAKGFGAFNGTQQAIARTALNLYSAVSNLTFMELGGTSGPSADLRFAQSDLPNTAWAYFPSTNAAGGDVWVNNSSLSYASPMKGNYAYFTIVHEIGHALGLEHSHENGMPLDRDSMEYTVMSYRSYAGASVSTGYANENWGYAQSLMMYDIAAIQHIYGANYATNSGNTTYTWSPTTGEMFIDGVGQGAPGGNRILLTIWDGGGVDTYSFTNYTTSLTIDLQPGAWTITSQEQRAKLNWDGSKLAVGNIANALLYQGDTRSLVENASGGSAGDVIKGNAAINTLRGNGGNDKLYGLGGGDALFGGSGSDRLEGGAGNDKLYGQAGKDILVGGSGADTFVFQALSDSRGSSFDTIQDFRRGSDRIDLRSIDANTKVAGNQAFTFIGKSAFHHKAGELRFSDGILSADVNGDSLVDFKVKVAGLSALSKGDFYL
- a CDS encoding helix-turn-helix transcriptional regulator, with the protein product MRADKVITAAQFADIIELIYQTPSEAGAWESLAASLGELFHSTSSIFIHDARSKSVVVDMSKGFEKPYIESYKQHYVRINPLIPGTLALPTGKVARMFEAVPKDRFERTEYYNDWLMPQRLKFAIGTHLTLGTSTSMFVAFHRHQGAKDYSDETIEFLGRMVPHFERALSIGNRFRLQDALEIAQIRGLDQLGFGIVRLDRRCSIYDINPNAEELIKRDLGMSLRFGRLSLVSPDHDRHFRGLVAKVIDERIAQPLEISLRNGERLDAVIVPTHHHFGPTVTGVHALLLIKFKHASPGQSVDALGKALRLTQAETKLLGALADGKTISEYSQENHLSRNTTRSQLQALFQKTGVSRQADLVRLVYSPNLMQADEGLHRGE